The following coding sequences are from one Lolium rigidum isolate FL_2022 chromosome 6, APGP_CSIRO_Lrig_0.1, whole genome shotgun sequence window:
- the LOC124664674 gene encoding protein IQ-DOMAIN 19-like: protein MGKAGRWLRSILAGKKDGGRRRGNKQGQCDATPLAELPAASSPREKKRWSFRKPGKAATPSPSTPEPSAAGGVSVSVSERELEQSKHAVAVAVATAVATDAAVAAAAAVIRLTAAEAEDELYACPIEETAASKIQATFRGYLARKALCALRGLVKLQALIRGQLVRKQAHATLRRMQALLMAQTRLRAQRMRMIEDDDGYTANVATTVERRSPQHPRRRRSYEMDRSGEEHAKIVEMDTWGPPRPGRSSCSVESRERRRAEYYGAGQCSPAPSAAFTEHFEYLEPATARVGPYVPASVDDDGESVSEFFPNYMANTQSSRAKARSQSAPRQRPYSPSPLDRQPSRRRGGAAPVPRSVKMQRSSSHVGVPSSAAGDYAQYQHQHYPWSVKLDRSSVSLKGSECGSTSSVLTAATTVGYCRSLVGFEVQRSQY, encoded by the exons ATGGGGAAGGCCGGGAGATGGCTGAGGAGCATCTTGGCGGGGAAGAAGGACGGCGGCAGGAGGAGGGGGAACAAGCAGGGGCAGTGTGACGCCACGCCTCTGGCCGAGCTGCCGGCAGCGTCGAGCCCGAGGGAGAAGAAGCGGTGGAGCTTCCGGAAGCCGGGGAAGGCCGCCACGCCGTCACCGTCGACCCCGGAGCCAAGCGCTGCCGGCGGTGTGTCCGTATCGGTGTCGGAGCGCGAGCTTGAGCAGAGCAAGCACGCCGTGGCGGTGGCCGTAGCGACCGCGGTGGCTACCGATGCCGCAGTGGCTGCGGCTGCCGCGGTGATACGGCTGACGGCCGCCGAGGCGGAGGACGAGCTGTATGCATGCCCCATCGAGGAGACCGCAGCCTCAAAAATCCAGGCCACCTTCAGAGGCTACTTG GCCAGGAAGGCTCTATGCGCGCTGAGGGGGTTGGTGAAGCTGCAGGCGCTGATCAGGGGCCAGCTTGTAAGGAAGCAAGCACACGCCACGCTCCGCCGCATGCAGGCCCTCCTCATGGCGCAGACCCGCCTGCGCGCGCAGCGCATGCGCATGATCGAGGACGATGATGGCTATACAGCAAACGTCGCTACTACGGTCGAACGCCGGTCGCCGCAGCACCCAAGGCGCCGCCGCTCCTAC GAGATGGACAGGTCCGGCGAGGAGCACGCCAAGATCGTGGAGATGGACACTTGGGGCCCGCCTAGGCCGGGGCGGAGCAGCTGCTCGGTCGAGTCGAGGGAACGGCGGCGAGCAGAGTACTACGGCGCCGGCCAGTGCTCGCCCGCGCCGTCGGCGGCATTCACCGAGCACTTCGAGTACTTGGAGCCGGCGACAGCGCGTGTGGGCCCGTACGTGCCGGCCTccgtcgacgacgacggcgagtccGTATCGGAGTTCTTCCCCAACTACATGGCCAACACCCAGTCGTCGCGCGCCAAGGCCCGGTCCCAGAGCGCGCCGAGGCAGAGgccctactcgccgtcgccgctcgaccgGCAGCCGAGCCGTCGCCGCGGCGGCGCTGCGCCCGTGCCGAGGAGCGTCAAGATGCAGCGTTCGTCGTCACACGTCGGGGTGCCGTCCTCGGCAGCCGGCGACTACGCGCAGTACCAGCACCAGCACTACCCATGGTCAGTGAAGCTGGACCGGTCCAGCGTGTCGCTCAAGGGCAGCGAGTGCGGGTCGACGAGCTCCGTCCTCACTGCGGCCACCACCGTCGGTTACTGCCGTTCCCTCGTCGGATTCGAG GTGCAAAGAAGCCAGTACTGA